Part of the Kineococcus aurantiacus genome, AGGAGCTGAACGAGCGGAGGACACCAGCCTGGATTTACGTTCTCGACCTCGACGTCTCGGCCGACACCAGTCCCAACTCCCTCGACATTTGGCGCGTCATCGCCACCGACGCCCGCTCAATGTCCCACTACGCCCTGGACCTCGCGCCAGAAGCCGCGCTGGAGGAAGGCGGGTCGGTCGATCGCCTCATGGCGACCATCCGGGTCCGCCTGTCTGCCTACCTGCCCGAGGTCGGTGCGGCAGTCACCGGAGCCGCCGAGGCCGGCGAAGGCGACCCCACTCTTTTCAGCTGATCGAGCAGGGCTCTGGCTCACTCACCAGTAGACGGCGGTGCTGGGGTTGCCTTCCTCTTGGAAGCCGCTCGGATCGTCCGGACGCAGCGCGCGCACAACCGCCAGGACGAGACGTCGTCCACTGGAACCAACTCCCAGCGGGTGTAGTCCAGCCCGAACGGGAAACCGTTCGGGCGGCACGCGGTCACATGGCCCCCGTCGACCCGGCGACTCACATGCCACGGAGCGAAGTTGCTGGCGCCCAGCTTCACCAACCGCACGCCCTTCACCGGCACCACACCTTCATCTGCTCCTCGCTGTGGTGGGCGTGGGCGCGCTGCGCCGGCCGTCACGAGGCGCGAGCTGGGTCACCCGTGGCTCCTTGATCCCCATGAGGTGCGCGACGTCCCGGTTGGTGAGGCCGGCGTCTTGCAGGGCCACCGCCAGCCGTCGCCAGCGCCCGGAGAATTCCTCCTGACGTGCGGTGGCCTCGGCCACCTGACGCCGGACCGCCTCGACGCGAGCAGCCATCGCCTGCGGGTCCGGCGCGCCGTCCTCCAGTGCGCCGGTCACCGCGTCCAAGGGTGTGCCCGGGGGCGTGCCAGCGCCCGCGAGCGCCGGGGAGTCGGTGGGTGCGGTGTCGGCGGTGGCGCGGGCTACGAGCTTGTCGACGGCGGGGCGGGAGACGCCGAGGGCCTTGGCGGTCTCGGTGGAGCTCAGGCCGCCGCGGCGCAGGGACAGGGCCAGGTGGCGCCACTGGCTGCGGGCCTGGTCGAGGGCGGCTGTGGTGGCCTCGTTCTCTGTGCGGGCTGCGCTGACCTCGGCGTGCAGGTCGGGGGGCAGGGTGCCGGGGGCCAGGGCGGCGCCGTCGCCGCCGGTCTCGACGAGGGTCGTTCCGGTGAGGGCTTGGACCTCGTCGAGGTGCCCGACGTGGCCTAGGACGTCGTCGCCGCGTAGCAGGCGCCAGTAGCGGTACTCGCGGTGCGCTAGCACAGGGGTAGTGGCGGGAGGGGTGGGAGAAGTGGATGTCGACGGAGTAGACGAGGTGAGTCGTCGATTCGTGGTCACTCTGGTTCTCCCGCTGAGATCGGCGGGGTTCGTCGCGGTAGCGATACCCCTCTTACACATCAGCATACGCACCATTGCGATTTCACTCGTTGAGGCTCATGAGCGGGTCTTGCTGGAAGCACTGGCGCTTCCGAGGAGTGCTCGCCCCGTACCGACCAGGGCGCCGGCCGTCGCGACCGCTGCTGTGTTGAGCTCTCCGGCGGCAACGGCGAGGCCGATCACCGCACACGACAGCCCCGTCCCCGTCGCCAGCATCATCCAGGCCAGCCCACGCCCGAGCCGGTGGCCCATGGCGTGACGGCGCGGACGGTGAGCATCCAGCCGGTCGCCGTCGGCGTCCTGGAGGTGGTCGGCGGTGATGCGGTCACCGGTCTTCTCGTGCGATTCCATCTCGTACCTCGCGTCTCCTCGTGCAGTCCCGTCGGTGCAGACGGCCGGATCGAAGATGCGATCCGTACCGGCACCTTGACGCGGGCTCAGCGCTAGCCGCTACGTGCACTGGAGCGGCCCTCGACGTACGCCGGAGCGGCCTATAGCATCGTTCCGCGTAGCGATAGCGCTGCTATAGGCCGCTCCAACCGACGCCGCTCCAACGACGAGGTGACTGATGAGTCCAGTCTTGACGGTGCGGCACGTAGGCGGTGAAGACCCTGAAGACCCGCATCGAGTGCGGCGAACGGCGTGGACCGAGGCGGCCGGCACGAAGCAGCGCGAGGCCCGGCGTGACCGGATCGACCAACTGGAGGACGCCCGACGCAAGACGGTGATCAACCGCGCCGTCCACCAGCTACGGCGCGAGCGTGAGCTGTCGGGTGACGGGGAGGTGATCTTGCGGTCAGGCTTCATCTGGGCCGACCTACCTGCCGAGGAGCTGGATGACGGGCCCGATCCGGAGCTATCGCCCAGCAGGAGCGAGCAGCACCCGGGACGGCTGGCCGAGCACGTCAAGGCCAACGTGCGCTCGCACCCGCCCTTGGCTCGCTTGGCCCACCGTGGGCTCTGGGCGCAGCGGCTGGAGTTGGTGGCGTTAGCCTTGGCCAGCTTCCGCAGTGAGCCCGGCATCGAGCCGGACCTGTCCGACATGGTCAACCACGGCTCGGGGTCCTGGTCGCACCTCCTTGCCGACCCCGCGATCAAAGACCCTGCACGACGACGGATGCTGCGGGCACTGGAGCGCCTGGACGCTGAGTACCTGGTGAACGTCAGTCGCCGGCGCGGTGATGGCCGGCCGCAGTGGCAGGACTGGACGCTGCTTGCCGAGGACGGTTCGGCGGTGCCCTACACCGCCCCTCAACCTGGACAGGGGCCCGGTGTCCCTGCCGAGTTCTGGACGAACGGCTGGGTCTACGTGCTGACCCCACCGGAGATCACCAGCTACTTCATGATCCGTCACCTCGCCTGGCGCTTCCCAGGCGTGCACGAAAGCACCGGTGTGGGCTGCGCGCCTAGGTTCCGCCGCACCTACGGGGTCACCAGCGACACCTACACCGCCTTGAACGAGCTGGTCGAGTTCGGGCTCATCGCCCAGACCTTCGATCCCCGCGACGTGGAGGACGAGGACTCCCCCCGGCACGTCTCCCGCTTCCAGTTGACGGACGACAAGTTGAAGGAGGCAGCTCACCCCGCTGCTGTGGAGTCGTTGCGCGCGATGGCTACTCCCCGGCGCCTGGCGCGCTACGCGGGCACCACTCTGGACGACCTATTCAAACCCGTGGACCAGGACGACAAGGAAAAAACATGAGTGATCACGAGGCTCGGGTCGTTCGGAGACTCAACGAGGAGTTCTTCTCGACGTCCCCCGCGGATCACTTTCGTCTCCGCGCATCAGTTCTCATGCAGTTCGGTGACGAATCGCTTCCCGCGGGGTCAGCGACCGGGGACTTCACTCGTGACGTCTTGAACCGCCTCCCAGGCTCGTCTCTCGGGCAAGAGCCGGCCGACCCTGCTCAGCAGAAGGCAGCCCTGACCGTGGAGTCGTTCATGCTTGCCCACCACGCGGGCGAGTCGCTGCTGCGCCACTATCTTGCTCTGTTGGACACCCGTCAGGGTGGCTCCCCGTGGTTGGCCCTGTCGCAACTGCAAAGCGGTCCCCGCTTCAAGACCTGTCTGCAAGGCATCATCGAACCCTCTGGAGTTGACGACCTCCACGAAGGCATCGGCTTCTGTTTCCTCGGTGATCGGGCCGCGATCACTCAACAACTGGGCGTGGAACAAGTTTCTCGAACGGTGACATGGGTTGCGTCGTGGTTGAGGCACTTCGCCCACTTCTATCTCGACACATCCAACGGCTACAACTCCGCCAAACACGGGCTCAGCTCCCTGCCAGGTCACAAACTCGTCAGCTTCTCGTTCGCCGGGGACGCTGGCCCCGAGGACGTCCCCCTCCTCAGAGGAGCGAGCCTGGAGACGCTGGAATACAAGGTCAGAGGCAAGGGCGCCGAGAAACAGCAGCACTGGTACCGGATGCTGCGCACCGTGGACCCAGCCGGCCTGCTCGCCTTCGTCATCGTCGCGGCCGACCTGCTCGACGCACTGTGGACGATCGGGCGCACTCATCATCTGGGTGGTAGCTGCCCGATCCAGATGTTTGATGGCCCAACGCCAGCCGACGTTACGACCGGCCACGGAACGCACTGGGGTGCCCTGGAAGTTCCCATCTGGACTCTGCCGCAGGAGGACCGTTGAGGCTGAAGCGCGCTGGTAGTCGAGTGAGGTTTCGTCAGTAACCGCCGGCGGCTACAGCAAGCCTCACTCAGCTCGTCGCAACTCCCACAGTTTCCATGCCTCCTCCATGAGTCTTCCCGGTGCACCGATGGTGTACGCCAACTGCTGGGACGGGTCCTCGTCCACGGGGAGCAGGTCCCAGTGCCACGACATGCTGTGGGCGACACCGGAGGTGTACCGCCAAGAGGTCATGACACCGGCGGCAGGGTCTCCCTTGCCGATGTCAAGGAGGTGACTGACGGTCAGGAGCAAGGGCGTCTCGTCGATGCGCGTGCGCTCCTTGAAACCTTCAGCGACCAGCGCTCGTTTTGATGCGTCGATGAGTTGCCGCATTTCCCGGTCGGCCCGGAGATAGTCGTCAGGCCGTTCCGACGCTGGGAGAAGGTTGATGTCTGAGAGAACCTTCTCGGTGTTGCTCACTTCTGAGGTAAACAGTTTGAGTGACCGATGGCGCCGTTCCTGTGCCGAGTCAGGTTCGAGGAGATAGGCGGCCTTGGCTGCTCCCAGTAGGGCAGCCCGGGCAAGGACGGCGAAGGGCTTGGGGCGGACCTCGAGGTCGTTAGCGCGTGAGTATTCCGCGATGAACGCCAGGTGTTCGCACCCGCCGGCCATTGCACGCCATGCCAGCGTGCACGGCAGGTCACCGTTTGGCAGCGGCTGGTCGGTCAGGAGGGCGCCTCCTGGGCGTGGGGTGTTGTAGCCCAGTCGGGGAAGGGTGATCCGCTTGCGCCACTCCTGAAAGAGGTCAAGAAGGCGGTCGAGTTCCGCGAGGTCGTCCGGTCCCATGACGTGAACACTACCAATCATTGGGCGCACCTACGAGACGCGCCGCCTTACAACCTTGCCGCCCCTGCGGATTCAGTGGCCGACGGACAGACAGTCCGGTTATGTTACGCCTGCCTGCGACGGTTCCCTTGATAGGCGCACGATCGAGAGCAGAATCGTCGTTCTCGTGCCCACGTCTGATCGCGAACCTCGAACTCCTCCCGGCAGTGCTCGCAAATCAGGGTCAGTCGGCCACCCTGCTTCGCTGTCTTCATGCACGCGCGGGAGCAGTATTTCTTGATTCGTGCCTCGCAGGCGCGAAGCAGTTGAGTTTTACCGCACTGTGGGCAGGTGTGCTCCATCCGGGGTTCGCGAGGCCGCCGGTTCAGGCGATCGGATCCCGGTGCCGGGTTCGGGTGGATGAAGTTGGCCGCTAGCCACTCGCCGGCTAGCGGCCAGGTCTCGCGTTTGCGGGCGTTGCAGCTGTGGCAGATGGGCCGCAGGTTTGCCAGGCAGTGCCAGCCGCCTTTGCTGATCGGCTTGACGTGGTCGGCTTCGGTGGCCTCGGCGATGCCGCACTTCCAGCACCGGCCTTCCCACAGGGAGAATCGTTCCTCCTGCTGCTGGGCGGTGAAGGGCAGGACCCGGCCACCGGGGCCAGCCTGGTAGCGGTAGCGCCGTCGCTGATACGCCTCCTTGGTCCCTTCGTACTTGAGCCGCGTGCAGTCCTTGCACCGCCCTGACAGCCCGTTGCGGTTGGCCTGTTCGTGATGGAAGTCTTCGGCCGCCTTCACCCGCTGGCACGCAGAGCAGTAGGCGCGTCGGTAGCCAGTGACCTCCGCCTCCTCGTGGAGCGCAGCACTCACCTCACAACGGTCAGAGCAGAACAACCGACCCATCCCAGCTTGAGGACGGTCCTGCCGGCGTCGGGCCGAGACGAGTCGAGCGCACCACCGGCACCGCCAGGCTGCCTGCATGCACGTCCGCGAACAGAACAGTCGCTTCTCGGCCTCGCTGGCCTTGCGGCTGAACCCGACGCCGCACTGTTGGCAGGTTACGGTGACACGCCGGTTGGCATCTCGGCAGGCCATCGAGCAGAACCGTCGGTCAGGATCAGCCGGGGGACGAGGTACCGGTGTCCCGCAGGTGTCGCAGGGTGCGACCGGGGCACGTCGCGCAAGGCCCTGGCAGGCCCGTGAGCAGAACTTCGCGGTTTCCGCTCGGTAGGCATCAACGGTGAAAGCAGTCGTGCATACCGCACAAGACAGGGAGACACGTCCGCGCCTTCTCCTCGTCACCGCAGGAGGACTGTCCTGGCTCTCCGCAGTAGGTTGGGCGATACCGTCGCCGTTGCTGTCGTCCATCGTCACCTCGCACCTTGACCCTGTCACCGTTTAACGGGGGTCACTGTCGCAGTGGGGTCCGACACGATAGGAACTGTTCAGCTAATAGGGTGATGGGCGCAGGAACGGTTGCGCCAATCGAGTGATGGTCATCGAACTACTCTGCGACCACTCGTACCATCCCAGCCCGGCGTACAACCCGATCCGTGGACAGTACCTACCTCGGCCGTCGGTGAGGCCGGCTTCGCCGCGGCTGGTCAGATGAGCTGTAGACCGACTTCAAGCCCCGCACTTGAGCTGGAGGGCTCACTCGTTGTCAGAGACCCCATGCGTGGATTGATCGGCCACTTCATCTGGCAAACCTGTCACGCTCGCGGTCGACGCGACGGTTCTCCAGCATTCGGCGGTATTGCTGGGCGAAGGAGAACGGGCCGAGCACATGGTTACCGCAGCCAAGATGACGAACCCGATGAGGAAGGCGGCTTGACGTCAGTTCTGGACCTCGGCCCAGGTCGGGAAGCCGGACTCTCACCTGGACTAGATGACGTTGAAGCCGATGACCCACACTGCGATACCGATACCGACGCCGCTGACGGCGGTGCTTCCGGCTAGCAGCCCAGGACGCGTGAGGTTGCGCTCGCGAGCGTCGGGAGGTCGTCGACCGGGGGTCGTGGATCGGGTCCCGTGGCCATGTGGCTGGCTGCGGTGACGGCAGGTGGGCCAGGAAGTCCTGGTAGCGCACAGCGGTGGCCCGGGTCTTCAGGAGCGCCCGCCCTCCCTGGGGGGCAGCAGCTCCAGCAGGTGAGCCACCCTCAGCGGCCGGTGCGAGAGGCGCCCGACAGCGCTCCCCAACTGTAGATGTGTAACAGTGTTGAGTGGGTACAGTTGACGCCAGGGTGTTTGGGGTGTCTGCTGGTGGTGTCGCTAGACAGCGGCAACAGCAGTCCCGGCGCCGGCCCCAACTTCGCGGGCGCGGTCCGGCGCCGGGACCACCACAAAGGAGCATGTCTGATGCATCACCCCGATGCGAATGGGTCGGTCTTCGGTCCACGTCTGCTGCACACCACCGACGTCACCGACTGGTCCGAAGAGCTGCGGGCTCAGCTGCACAAGAGCGCCTTGAGTCTGGAGGCCCAGGCTCGTAGGCCGATGCTCACGTCCGAGGGGGAGGTCGAGTCCGAGACGACGGGCTGGACCCTCGAGGTCACACGCCAGCTGCTCACCGAGCTGGCGGTCGCAGGAGCCGGCATCCAGGTTCAGGTCATCAACCGCGCCATCGAGCAGGGCGGCTTCATCGCCCGGGCTGAGGTCTACGACCTGGCCGGCTACCCGGCCTCGCGGTCGCTGAAGGGCTTCACCCGCCCGGTCAACCGGATCGTCCGATCCTTCCGGGACAGCGGCGACCTGCCCGAGGACGCCGCGGACCTGCTCCAGCCGGTCTACGACCCGACGGTGCGCTCCTACCAGCGCACGGCGGGGTTCATGGTGCCCCAGGAAGTCGTCGGCCTGCTCGCACCCGCGCCCGCAGTCGAGCCGGCACGGCTGACGACCACGGTCAAGGACCCCGCCGGCCGGCCGGTGTCCCGAGACATCGTCGACGCGGCGTTGTGGCGCAAGCTGGACGCGGAGAAGGCGGCCCAGCAGCACTCCGTTCGTCTGCGGATCCTCAGCGAGGCCGAGGCCCAGGTGGTGATGCAGCTGCTGGACGAGCTGTCGGGGGTCTATGCCGGCGAGCGCCTAGGCAACACGGCCCGGGAGCTGAGTGTGCGCCTGCACGAGCGACTGACTGACGACGGCACGTACAACTGAGGAGGCGAGCAGCAGACCCCGCGCGCAAGGGGTGCCTGCGGTGAGCGGTCGTTGACGAAGCACTCCTGAACGAAAGGGTGGGGCGCCGCCGGGCTGGCTGCGCCCCACCCTTTCGCGTCGCGGGTGCAGGACGGCGGGACGTAGCGGGTCGGGCCGATCCCGCGGTGGTCTCCTGCCAGGTGCTGAGGTCCAGGCGGGCGGCCGCGCATGGGGCCTGGCGCCACGACGCCTCAGCCGAGGCAGTCGTTCCGGGCCGCCAGATGAGCCAACCCCGGACCGCCCCAGCGCCGTGCCCACGGCACCCATCAGCACCAGCGCCAAGACGCCGGCGAGGACCAGCCGGGCGGCGCCGCCCGCAGTGCTGACGCTGCTGCTGCCGAAACTCCGCCGGCCGTGGTGCGGATGAAGGCTGCCGGGGTATGTGTGAGGCGGCGTCACCGAACGGCCGTAGGAGATGACTCGCCCAGGCCCCGTCCTTTGAGGGGGCACGCCGCTCGGCGTGCCCCCTCGAAGGGGGGGCAGGGGCGAGAGGGGAGGCACCCATGTGGGTGACACCATCGCCGAAGTACTACGCAGCGTTACATGTTTAAGGCGTGAGACTTGTCACGGCGGTCACCCGATCGGTTGCTATCCGTGACGGTGCTGTGTGCGGCAGAGTCCACAGCTGTGAGTCACCCGAACTTCGAGGTTCGCGGGGCAGCGACCGGTTCGGGTGCGCGAGGGGGGAACACCTCATGGCAACACCAGAACGCGGCCGCCTGCGCCGCGCGTCTCGAACCGGGCGGGGCAGCGCCGGGCGAGACAATCAGCTGAACGAGCAGCTGAGTGAGCAGCTGATGAACACTTCGGCCGCTGCCGCAGCCGACTTGAGCGTCGAATCGTCGCCATTTTCTGGATCGGCGTTCGAGAAGGAGACCGCGAGCTCGCCGCGTCGCGCTCCGTCGCGGGTGCTGTCCGCCGGTGTCGCGGCCACCGTCGCCGCGGGGGTGGCCGTGGCGTTCGCGCTGCCCGCTGCGGCGGCTCCGGCAGCTACGCCCACGGCCACCGAGGCGGCCGGGAGCGCGGCGGCCAGTGCTGCCGCGGCCCTCCAGGCGGGACGACCGAAGCCAGTCAAGCCCACCAACGGCGACTACGCAGGGTTGTCAGACGCAGCCAAGGCCGCGGCGGAGAAGACCGCGAAGGCCCAGCCCGCACCGGACGCGGAGCCCGGCGAGGACGTGGCCGCGCGGACGGCGAACTCGACGACCACGGTGGACCCGGCGACGGGGACGCGGACGACGCAGCTGTCGCCGCAGGCAGTGAACTTCCGCGATGACGCCGGGGCCTGGCAGCCGGTGGACAACACCCTCATCCCGGCTGACCAGAAGGCCGGGGGGCCGGCTGGTGGAGGAGCGGACACCGGGTGGGCGAACTCCGCCGCCGGGTACGACGCGACGCTGCCGAAGGACCTGACTGCGCCGGTCACGCTGACCGACGGGGCCAACGCCGGGCAGTGGGTGTCCCTGCAACTGAACCCCGCCACCGCTCCCGCTGCGGCTCCGGCGGCCTCGAAGAGCGCCTCCTCGGCCACGGGCACGGCGCGTACCCTCGCCGCTGCCACCGTCGCCACGGCCGCGGGTGAGGCCCCCGACGTCGCACCGGTGGCGGGTGAGGTCGACGGGGCCACCGTCGCCTACGCCGACGTGCTGCCCGGAACCGACGTCGCGCTGCAGGCGCAGGGTTCGGGGGTGAAGGAGACCATCACCCTGGACTCCCCGAACGCCGCCGCCCTGGCTGCTGGGGCGCTGTCCTACACGGTCAAGACCGGACCCGGTCTGAAGCTGACCGAGGCAGACGACACGGTCACGGTGACCAACGCCAAGGGCGCCACCGTCTTCACCCTGCCAGCGCCGTTCATGGACGACGCCAAGGGCGCGCACTCGGACAACATCGATGTCACCCTCACCCCCGGCGCGGTCGGTGCTGACGGGGTGGGCCAGACGACGCTGACCGTCACCCCGGACGCCTCCTGGCTGAAGGCCGCGGACCGGGCCTGGCCGGTGGTCATCGACCCCACCATCCAGTACCCGGCCTCCATCCTGGGCTGCGGCATCTCCTCGAGTGCGGCCACGACCACCTCGTGCAGCAACGGCTCGCAGATCCCGCTGTCCTGGAACTCCTCGACCGGCGCGCAGCAGCGCGGTCTGCTGCGCTTCCCGACCCTGCTGGACGTCATCCCCGCCGACGCGCAGATCGCCCAGGCCAAGCTGCGGGTCAAGACCGCCGCCGTCGCCGGGGGCGGCACCACCAGCGTCGACGCCAAGGAACTCACCGCCGGCTTCGCGGCTGGGGCGACGTGGAACACCCGCGACGGCTCGACCGCCTGGGCCAGCGCCGGCGGGGACCGCGGTGCGGCCATCGCCCGCGCCTCCATCAACACCGCTACGGCAGGGGAGCTGTCCTTCGACGTCGCCGACGCCGTGCAGCGCTGGTCTGAGGGCACTACCGCCAACTACACCGGGTTCGAGCTGGAGAAGACCGCCGCCGCCTCTGGCGGCGCGCCGGTCAACCTCACCAAGCCCGACGACGCCAGCCTGCTGATTGAGTGGAACCCCCGCGGCGGGGACCGCAAGGCCAACGAGGTCATCACCGAGGACCTCTCGGATGCGACCAGCGTCAGCGTGAACCCGGCCACCGGCAACGCGATGGTCACCACGCAGCAGCTGAGCATCGCCGGGGTCGGGCTGGACCTGAACCTGGCGCACACCTCCAATAGCCTCGGAACGGCCGCGCTGGGCACCAACGGCGCCCGCTGGCGCAACTCCTTGTCCGGGGTGTCGCTTCAGCCCTATACCGGGTCGATGTTCTACACCGACGCCACCGGCGCGGCGTGGACCTACTACAAGGCCCTGGACGGCTCCTGGATCCGCCCGACCGGCCTGGACGCGGACCTGGTCGCCAACGCTGACGGGACGTTCACCCTCACCGAACGCCAGTCCAAGGTCGCGCAAAAGTTCCTCAACATCGGCACCAGCGCCGACCCCTCCTACGGGTTGTCCACGGTGACCGACCGCAACGGCAACACGATCACGTTCACCTACGACGCCTCGGCCCGGCTGCCGTACAACGACCGGCTGATCCTGCGCAAGGTCACTGACACCCGCGGCCGGGACCTGACCCTGACGAACTTCGGGTACTGGGACTCCTGGGTCACCGACGTCACCAACCGCGAACCGTCCACCACCGTCGCGAACAACCAGCTGGCCTCGGAGACCAACTCCGCTGGCGGGACGACGTCGTACGAGTACGACGCCTCCGACCGGGTCACCGCCATCGTGGTGCCCGAAGGACAGCGCACCGAGCTGACCTACGACTCCACCGGCCGGGTGCTGACGTTGAAGCGGATCGCCAACAACGGGCAGAACCCGACGTGGACGTTCGTCTACGGCACCTTCGACCGCGCCACCGGGCAGGCGCTGACCAAGACCACGGTCACCGACCCCAACGGCCACGCCAGTGAGTACACTTCCGACGGCCGTGGCCGCGTCGGCGCCCACACCAACGCTCTGGGCAAGAAGGTGCTAGACACCTTCACCGCCAACGACGACGGCGAGACCTCCACCGGCGCTACGCCCGGTGCCGCTGGCGGGACGACGACTCAGAAGTCGGTGAACGAGTTCTCCGGCGGGACCGGGGCCGCAGCCTCGGCCGCCACCTGGAACCTCACTTCCTCGCGGTTGCCCACCGGTGCCGGAATCGCCAACACCTACGGCACCGGCGCCCGCCTGTACGACGTCACCAGCTCCACCGACGCCCGCGGCAACACCACCAACTACGCCTACGACAACGCCGGCAACCAGACCAGCGTCACCTCCGGCGGCGTGACCACCAAGAACCTGTACCAAGGCAACACCGACCCCGACTACGGCGGCACCGTCAACTGCGGCCCGACCGTGAACAACGCCGTGACCGCGACCAAGGCCGGGGTGCTGTGCGAGACCCGCGACGGCGCCTACGTCAAGGGCTCCACCGCCGCGGCCACCACTGCCCACCGCGTCGCCTACCGCTACAACGCCAAGGGTGAGCTGGTCACCCTGTTGCCGGGGACGCCGTCGGCGCAGCAGCAGCAAACCTTTGAGTACGACGACCTGTCCCGGCTGACCAGCACCACTGACGGGCGTGGGCAGACCACGTTTTACGGGTACGACTCCGCCGACCGCCTCACCTACACCCTGTACCAGGACGGGCGGGTCGTCTCGCATTACTTCGGTGACGAGTCCGGCAACGGCTGGCTGCGCGCGATCGATGAATACCCCGCCAACTCCAGCACGGCCGACCGGCACGTCGACTACGCCAAGGACGACCTCGGACGGCTGCGCGCCACCGTCGCCCCCGAAGCCACGACCAACCTCGACTACGACTCCGCCGGAAACCTGATCCAGTACGTCGACGCCGGCGGCACCGTCAATTACGGTTACAACGCTGCCGACCAGCTGACCAGCCTGGCCTTGCCCGGCGGGTCCTGCACCGGACAGACTCTCGCGTCCCCGGGCGCGGCGTCGACGAAGTGCGTCCTGTTCGGCCTCGACGACGACGGACGCCGCACCTCTACCCGCTACCCCGGCGGGCAGACTCTGGCCGCCACGTTGGACGACTCCGGCCGCATCCAGCGGACCGTGGGCACCACCCGCACCAGCGGCGGGACCGCCACCACCCGCTTGGACCTGGCGTACACGTGGACCGACACCAACGCCCCGTCCCAGCCGAACAACCCAAACAAGGACACCTCCCTGGTGTCCTCAGTCACCGACGCGATCGCGGCGGCCAAGACCACCTACAGCCACGACGGGCTGGACCGGCTCACCGCCGCCTCCACCGCCCCGACGGCCGGTGGAGCGGTCACCCGCTACGAAGGCTTCTGCTACGACGGCGCCGGCAACCGCACCAAGTACTTGAACAGCACCTCCACGACGTGCTCGAGCGGGACCGCGGCAGCGACGTTCACCTACAACGGCGGCAACGAGCTCACCGCCGCCACCGGCGTGACCCCCACCGGCGCCGCCCTGGCCGGGACCGGGTTCACCTATGACGGCAACGGCAACCAGACCAGCGCCAAGTCCCAGATCGGTCTGGCCACGGCCTACAACGCCCAGGAAGGTGCCAGCTCCTTCACCCCCGCTGGTGGGGCCGCGATCGCCCAGGCCTACGCCGCCGGCGACGGCGGCAACGGCGAACGGATCCGCTCAGGATCCGGCGCCGGCGCGACCTCCTTCGCCGTCTCCCCGCTGTCCCCGGCCCCGGCCTGGTCCACGACCGGCACCGGGCCCAGCGCCCAGTCCACCTGGACGGTCCGCGACCCCAGCGGCGGCCTCATCGCCGTGCGCATCGGAACGTCGGCGACCTCGGCGACGGAGTACTACCCTTTCACCGACAACGTCGGCTCGGTGCGGGCCATGGTCAAGGCCGACGGCACCCTGGCCAACAGCTACAGCTACTCC contains:
- a CDS encoding HNH endonuclease is translated as MSAALHEEAEVTGYRRAYCSACQRVKAAEDFHHEQANRNGLSGRCKDCTRLKYEGTKEAYQRRRYRYQAGPGGRVLPFTAQQQEERFSLWEGRCWKCGIAEATEADHVKPISKGGWHCLANLRPICHSCNARKRETWPLAGEWLAANFIHPNPAPGSDRLNRRPREPRMEHTCPQCGKTQLLRACEARIKKYCSRACMKTAKQGGRLTLICEHCREEFEVRDQTWARERRFCSRSCAYQGNRRRQA
- a CDS encoding RHS repeat-associated core domain-containing protein, whose translation is MSDAAKAAAEKTAKAQPAPDAEPGEDVAARTANSTTTVDPATGTRTTQLSPQAVNFRDDAGAWQPVDNTLIPADQKAGGPAGGGADTGWANSAAGYDATLPKDLTAPVTLTDGANAGQWVSLQLNPATAPAAAPAASKSASSATGTARTLAAATVATAAGEAPDVAPVAGEVDGATVAYADVLPGTDVALQAQGSGVKETITLDSPNAAALAAGALSYTVKTGPGLKLTEADDTVTVTNAKGATVFTLPAPFMDDAKGAHSDNIDVTLTPGAVGADGVGQTTLTVTPDASWLKAADRAWPVVIDPTIQYPASILGCGISSSAATTTSCSNGSQIPLSWNSSTGAQQRGLLRFPTLLDVIPADAQIAQAKLRVKTAAVAGGGTTSVDAKELTAGFAAGATWNTRDGSTAWASAGGDRGAAIARASINTATAGELSFDVADAVQRWSEGTTANYTGFELEKTAAASGGAPVNLTKPDDASLLIEWNPRGGDRKANEVITEDLSDATSVSVNPATGNAMVTTQQLSIAGVGLDLNLAHTSNSLGTAALGTNGARWRNSLSGVSLQPYTGSMFYTDATGAAWTYYKALDGSWIRPTGLDADLVANADGTFTLTERQSKVAQKFLNIGTSADPSYGLSTVTDRNGNTITFTYDASARLPYNDRLILRKVTDTRGRDLTLTNFGYWDSWVTDVTNREPSTTVANNQLASETNSAGGTTSYEYDASDRVTAIVVPEGQRTELTYDSTGRVLTLKRIANNGQNPTWTFVYGTFDRATGQALTKTTVTDPNGHASEYTSDGRGRVGAHTNALGKKVLDTFTANDDGETSTGATPGAAGGTTTQKSVNEFSGGTGAAASAATWNLTSSRLPTGAGIANTYGTGARLYDVTSSTDARGNTTNYAYDNAGNQTSVTSGGVTTKNLYQGNTDPDYGGTVNCGPTVNNAVTATKAGVLCETRDGAYVKGSTAAATTAHRVAYRYNAKGELVTLLPGTPSAQQQQTFEYDDLSRLTSTTDGRGQTTFYGYDSADRLTYTLYQDGRVVSHYFGDESGNGWLRAIDEYPANSSTADRHVDYAKDDLGRLRATVAPEATTNLDYDSAGNLIQYVDAGGTVNYGYNAADQLTSLALPGGSCTGQTLASPGAASTKCVLFGLDDDGRRTSTRYPGGQTLAATLDDSGRIQRTVGTTRTSGGTATTRLDLAYTWTDTNAPSQPNNPNKDTSLVSSVTDAIAAAKTTYSHDGLDRLTAASTAPTAGGAVTRYEGFCYDGAGNRTKYLNSTSTTCSSGTAAATFTYNGGNELTAATGVTPTGAALAGTGFTYDGNGNQTSAKSQIGLATAYNAQEGASSFTPAGGAAIAQAYAAGDGGNGERIRSGSGAGATSFAVSPLSPAPAWSTTGTGPSAQSTWTVRDPSGGLIAVRIGTSATSATEYYPFTDNVGSVRAMVKADGTLANSYSYSAYGTTLTANEATGASQPYRYAGGYTDTATGLIKLGVRYYDPAQGRFTQQDPTGQDPYAYLYAVGAPESFADPTGAIVPAVAAGLLLAARAAPAVARVAPAAGRAAKGIKKAFSYRSVTRPMSPSKEVAEQGARREAANGGPRCVYRPQDCGKGKLPHAHVDYYNNKGEVLQTSHYNYPLR